The Malus domestica chromosome 10, GDT2T_hap1 nucleotide sequence GGATTAtatcttcattcctgtaaacTACAGGTGAGAAAATGCCGTGCATTATTTTTGTTGCTGCTTGTGGCATTGGAGAATTAGACCACcgttttaatatgaattattaCTATATCTTGTGCAGTCTCCATTGGAGTTTGATTGTCATTTGTCATCCTGGTGAAGTGGTTAATATCAAAGGCAAGATCTTTTAGGACTGTGATTAATTTCCCTTATGTACTATGGTTTTATTGTTTCAGTTTGTTTTGTCTAATTATCTTGCAGATGAGAAAATTGAAAGCTTATCAAAGGTTCCATGCATCTTGCATATGGATTCAATTAAAGGAAGTCATAGAGGCCTCGAGAAACTTGTTCAAAGGTAGCTTCTTATGGCTCAGCTTCACTAGTCTCCTTCTGGTTGCCGGCCATAAGAATTCATTGTTCtggatttcaattttcaacaaaagctattatgaattttttattcATGCTTCTACTTGAGTCTATTTTGGATTCTATCAGTCTTCTGATTTTGTTTACATTTGGTTGATGCGGAAGCTAGAATTCCCATTCTAAAAAATTAATGGGCCCACTTGTGCAAATTTTTTCTATCAAACAAAAATAACGATTTCATTAACTAATAGTTGAGGTGTTAGATGTAAAAGAATATATTGCTTATATTGGAATTTGCTCTCTTATCAAATTAATGATTTGCTataatattgaaaatttgaaactatGTCCTTCAGTTTGAGACTACTGATCACAAGGATTTCCCTGATAATTTACATTGTCATGAGATGACAGATACCTATGTGAAGAGTGGAAAGAGAGGCATGGTGACACATCAGAAGATGATTATTCAAAATTCTTACATTTGAGATTTGTAGCTCTGAAGGTAATGCCTTGTGCTTTTAGTGACATCCATATCATTAACTAAAGAAACAATATCTCTTTCCACTTTATATATCTAACTTTTTCTTAGTAATaatcatggaaattttttaaatattggggAGGAGTTGGATTTTCTGGGGGTGATTGGCAGCTTCCATGTCAAAACATTTTAGACTCTTCAGTTTGATTTGTCTTGATGGGAGGGGAATATGATTTATTGTTGTGTTTATGGAGTTAGTTTTTAGTTCTCTTCTCCAAGGTGTACTTTTTGTCATTCTTTCCTTGTGCTCCTTAATAAATGTTTGTCTAACAAGGGGAATTAAGTTACCATTTGTGACGTTTGCTTTTCTTTCATATTATTCAGTTACCACAACAGGAAAATTCATATGACTGTGGCCTCTTTTTGCTTCATTATGTGGAATGTTTTCTGGAGGAAGCTCCTGTCAACTTTAGCCCTTTGGAAATCACAAAGTCCTCCAAATTTGTAAGTCATCCTATCTCCTTTCACCAGAGCCTAAGCAAAAAATTGTATATGTTCTGTTTTCCAGGCCCTTATGAATGATGCAACTTTTCTTAGTCCTATGATCCTATCTCCTATCAGCATAAAAAAGTTCGTTTAGTTGTCAAATTTTCCCTTGTAGCTTCTGTTGCTCTCTCGTGTTTTTTGGTTGACTTGTTCTACTATTATTTATTGATTACACTCAAATTCAATCCATAGTAATCCTTAAGTTGTCAAGCTTATGTTGCCTCTACATGTTGTCAAAGTCATGTGCACCATCCATAATATATACTATTGGCCACATTTTGTATGAAGCTTTGGGTTTGAATGGATAAGCAACTATTTTCAAGAAATGATGAaacaagaaatgaaaattttgttgcCAACTTGGTTGTAGAAGATGGATTACTCAAGAAGAAAACTTCTCCCTTCTAATCCTTTAATTCCTATTCTAACCTCCTTGAAGTGAAAATCATTCTCTTTGACCTTAAATTTAGAGGGTTTATCCATTCTTGTCCAATCCTCTATACCAAACGAGGCCAAATAAGTTGGCAGATATCCAATATACATCATGCCTCATGGTAAGTTCTTCACCCAAGAGTTCTTCACCCTAGCGGCttttgacgatatgtataagcgactagataccaaagaaggagagtttgttatctataaactagctagagcaagggaaaagaagacaagggacctaaaccatgtgaggtgcatcaaggatgaaaatggaaaggttcttgctacagagaacgcggtcaaagacagatggagaggttattttgataatcttttcaatgaaggacatgaaaggagtacttctttgggggagttgagtaactcagaagagtgtagaaactactccttttaccTGTCTAATTAGGAAGGAAGaagttgtagctttgaaaaagatgaagcatagaaaaacagTGGGCCCAaatgatataccgatcgaagtgtagAAAGTCTTAGAAGAGATGGGTATACATGGCTCacagaccttttcaataggattttgaaaacaaaaaagatgccaaatgaatggcgaaagagcactttggtgcctatctacaagaataaaggcaacatacaaaattgcataaactataggggtattaagttaatgagtcatacaatgaagctctgggagagtaATTGAGCATAgactgaggcaagagacacggctCTCGAACAACCAATTTGGGTTCATGCCAAGGATATCGAGATATGAAAAAGGATttgcacatggtctttataaaCTTGGAAAAAGCATTTAATAGGGTcctaagagacattctttggaggattttagagaaaaaaaggagtacgagtagcatatatccacgctataaaggatatgtatgatggagcaaggactgccgtaagaactcatgaaggacaaaccgaaagctgtcccataactgtagggttacatcaaggctcatctttaagtccttacctttttgcattggtaatggatgagttaacaggacatatacaagatgatattccttatTGTATGCTTTTCGTAGacaatatagtgttgatagatgaaacttagGAAGGAGTGCGAAGCTTAacttttggagagaagtgttggaatctaaaggtcttcgcctaagtcgGTCAAAGACGgagtatatggagtgcaagttcaatgcAAACGGAGGctcaaatgagttaggggtgaagattgaagaccaggaagtaccaaagagcaaccgctttcgctacctaggatttaTCTTGCAAAGGAACGGAGTTTgggatggagacctcaaccatagaatacaagctagatgaatgaagtggaagagtgcatctggcgtgttgtgtgaccgtcgtatgccactgaagctcaagcgaaaattttataggacgacaataaggtcggcaatgctttatggcacggaatgttgggcaatgaagcatcaacacgtacataaaatgagtgtagcgaagatgagaatgcttcattggatgtgtgggcacatgagaaaggataagattaaaaatgaggatatctgaggtaaaagtaggagtagctgaaattgaaggaaagatgatagaaaatcggttacagtggtacatgtgaaacgaaggcctactgactCTCCGGTTAGAATATGCAattacgggatagaggttcagggccaaaggggtagaggaagacctaggaagactttggaAAAGATTCTAAGAAAAGACctagagtacttagatctaacggaagaagtgacacaaaaccgagcgcaatggcgttctaggattcatatagtgggaaaaggctttgttgttgtttgttgttgttgtaggatCATCTAACCGCTATTATACCAGCTTGAAAACCCATCTTGTATTGCACCCCAAATGAGAACAGAAGATGAACAATTTTATTATCGATAAAATTATGGATTGTGGGCCTAAGGTTACTTGTTTCCTACTATTTCCTTGTATATAGGATATGGAGGCAGGGAATTCATTGTTCTTCTACCCTCTGCCAAAGTTAATAAAAATCTACTGTTTCTTCACTTGTGGAAGAAACTAACATaaatttttattctatttttcaTTTGAGAGGATTTACTGATGCATTTGaccatgtattttttttatctttaactGGTGTATGACTTTGTAACTATGGGAAATTAATTTGATATGCTACAACAATGTTATAATTTTTCAGCTCACAAAAAATTGGTTCCGTCCTGAGGAAGCTTCTGCCAAACGATCTCATATTAAGAAGTTAATTTGTGAAATCCTTGAAGATCATTCTCGGGAAGCACTAAATGCTGATTGTACTGATAAGCATCCTTCCTCTCAAGGGATGGACGAAACAGACAAGCTAGAAACTGGCATGAAGTTTCCTGAAGATCTGTCCagcttaacaaaaaaagttcaTGGTAATTCCTCCAGTTCCAATGCTAGTGGAATTGAAATTTCGTTGTTAGGAGATTCTCCTCCTGTACAGGTACGGTGCTTTAGAAATTCATGATTGGTTTTTAGGGGGTGTAACCAAGAACTTCTGTCGGGTTAATTTCTGATGTAAATTATCTGCAGGTTGCTTCTCGGGTTATGAGTTTAATGTCGCCAATAGAGGtaatccttttttatttatttatgatccAGAAGTTCCTTTGGCTTTTGGGTGTTATTATTTGCTAGTTGCTAATAATAGGTACCATGTTTTTGGAACTTGACTGAAAATTTAGTGCTGGATGACATTAGGAATTTGCTCCACCATGATTATATTGTATCAGTTTGACCACATTACATGCCATTTATATGTATCTGATCGTTCAGTGTACCCATGTGTGCTTTGTATTTATTATGATTCCAAAGATACTTGACATGCAACTGATTATAAACTAAATGAAAGtacaaagaaaatgattttgctATTTTCATAGAAGATTATTTTACATAGAAACAACGATGGTGCATTGCAAAAAAACCGTCCAAAGAAGATTATTTTACATAGAAACCGTACAAAGAAGATTATTTTCCATAACAAGTATTTTGAAGACAAACTCTGCTAGTCTCCAAAATTTTCCCAGAAACTGTTGGAGCATCTGCCCTTTGGCCATTAATAACATCAATGTTTTTTAGATTTTACTAGATGCTTTGTACGTTGCATAAAGTTCGCAAGGTGTCTGATCCTTGCTcccaagagaagaaaaaatagttGTACCTGCTTGTATTCCTTGACAACTCATCAGGCATGTTTAGTTATGATATCCGGGAATGCTGTCTAAAGTTGCAATGCCTGTTCAAAGCTTATATTGCCTTAACAATATTGTTCATATGGATTGCCATAAAAAGAGTAACGTTAGACACGTGTGCCATGCATTCTAGTGAAATTTGCTTCCAGATTATGTCGTGTGTAGTGTGCACTATTATTAATTTTGTAGTTGAATAACAATATCAACCGACATTATGCTCTGAGAATGGTTGAAAATATTTCCAAACAACTAAAGATGTCCACTTTATCTTGCTTGATACAGGAAGTTGACGATAGTGATGATCAGATTGCTGATTCAGGGGTCAACGTGGAAGATCGTCAGCAAGGGACTGGATTAGCTTCGAAATCACTCCCAAAATCCTGTTTTGAGAAGAGATTTAGAGTTGCTAGGCATATCGGAGGAAATGTTGATGCATCTAGTAGCGGATTACAGAACTTATCTGCAGTGGGGATAGATGAAAACCGTTCGATAATGGAAAATGAGGCTTTGAACTATCCAAGGAAAACAGATGCACCTGAATCTTCAAGTGAAAATTACAAAGATTATGTTGTGCTGGATTCTCAAGACGAAGACGACGTCCAAGGCGACTACAAAGATTGCGTTGTGCTGGATTCTCAAGACGAAGATTCTCAAGACGAAGACGACATGCAAGGCGACTACAAAGATTGTGTTGTGCTGGATTCTCAAGATGAAGATGAAACGCAAGACGACAATGAGGttaaatatttttcttcctCACTAGAAAACGAACTTTCATTTCATCAAGATCCTGACTCAACCCAAAACATCGATCGCGAAGGGATTCAAACGCGAGTGAGTCGTGAGGATCCAGAGTCGGGATCAGTCGACCAGCAGCCTCGAAAAAGGCGACGGATCGCTCGTGCAGGACGTAGAAGACGGCTTACGCCCCTTTTAAGGCGGTTGCATTTGTTCTGGCCGTTTTGGTAATACAGCACTAGACATTAGTGATCTTTTACTGTATTAAGAATAATTGCTTAGTAAAAAGCAGTGGAAAGGGTAACGAGTGTTCGGAAGTAAAAAAACCTAACACAATGGTTCCGTCGTGTATGCCTCCAAAATCATACGGTGGACGAAGAAGTGATCTTCGTTCAACCTACTCCCTTGAAATTTCGCCAACGAAGACAACAAATCTCATCACCTACAAGTGGTCATTTACCATAGTGGTAGAAAGGTGTTGAGCCCTTACAAGACGGCGTGAGTTCAAACTCTAGTCTCTAACGGTggctaatttaaaatttaatcttaCAAAAATTTATcgtctaacaaaaaaaaaattctcgcCACCAACCTCACCATTTATCTATTActattagatgagtttgaattttaaaatttgtgtaGTTTTGAGCGGTGATAAATAGGGTGATTAGAGTATCTCTAAAGGAAGTCCCCATTTAGGGACTCTCACCACCATTTTGAGTACTTATTTAAAGACTTAAAAGTGAATCTTTGTGTCTCTAAAAGAATATTGTCTCCAATGGTAGAGTCCTTATAGGAGAATCCttaaatttgaagtttttatggtTTTATGTGATCAATTTGATTTGGTGCACAATTTTTGCttatgttaaattttttttaattaattaaaagcattaaaagaactccgccgtgtaagtttatcttacattgccggtcccaagcccggataaaggaggagggggagggcgtcaggtagtcgacagccggcactccatgatcacgtcgaatccttatgaaaataaatccagaacgaaatcgcgctaaagctagggcgtcacccgtaagtggcgcgctgtgtggcccgagcacagtgataagtgagcaagggtcgctgtatctccatcggcacccggatgcagtgttaaatgagcaagggggctatagaaacttcttttcgaacgactccactcaaagttgtttgggagcatatgctcctatcaactttacacgggacacacaaaagaagtactttgatcctattagacggggaagggtgaagaagctaggacagaagggtagagttcaagagagcaaaatgcgtttaggaacgtggaatataggaaccttgacgggaaaatctatggaagtagtaaaagttatggtgaggagaaggataaatattatgtgcctacaagaaactaagtgggttggtcgtaaggcaaaggatctagaaaactcagggtttaaactatggtattcgggcacaaatagaacgagaaacggtgttggcatcatcgtggacaagaccttgacacaagatgttgtagatgtcaagagggtaggagatagaatcatggcaatcaagattgtaataggacaagaacttatcaatgtgattagtgcgtacgcacctcaagtagggttggatacgagttcgaaggagaaattttgggaagaccttggagacttggtgcaaggaattgctcagacggagaagttatttataggaggagatttaaatggacacgtgggcagggagacaggcaactatggaggttttcatggtggccatggttttggggagaaaaacgaggatggggaagctatcttggattttgcaatggcatatgatctcttcttagccaacacctttaagaagagagaagaacatgtgatcacctacaagagtgggtcgtcaaaaacacaaatagattttcttctaatgaggaaaggggatcgtataacttgtaaggattgcaaagttataccaggagagagcgtggctaatcaacatcgcttgttggtgatggatgtacatatcaaaagagtgagaaaaaagaacaagacttggaagtgcccaaggactagatggtggaatctaaaagaagaaaaacaagccattttcaaagagaaagtaatcacccagtgtgtatgggatagagagggggaagctaaccaaatgtgggattccgtggctagttgtatccaaaaagtagcaaaagagatATTAGGaaagtccaagggctttgccccacaccaaaaggaatcttggtggtggaatgaggaggtacaagcaaaggtgaaggctaagaaggaatgttgtaaagccttatacaaggatatgaccgatgaaaatggtgaaaggtatagaaaaacgaagcaagaggcgaagaaagctgtgagagaagctaagttagcggcttatgacgatatgtataagcgactagatgccaaagaaggagagttggatatctataaactagctagagcaaaggaaaagaagacaagggacctaaaccaagtgaggtgcatcaaggatgaggatggaaaggttcttgctacagagaacgcggttaaagacagatggaaaggttattttcataatcttttcaatgaaggacatgaaaggagtgcttctttaggggagttgagtaactcagaagagtgtagaaactactctttttatcgtagaatccggaaggaagaagtggttgtagctttgaagaagatgaagcatagaaaagcagtaggcccagacgatataccaatcgaagtgtggaaagttttgggagagacatgtataacatggctcactgaccttttcaataggattttgaaaacgaagaagatgccgaatgagtggcgaatgagcactttggtgcctatctacaagaataagggcgatgtacaaaattgcatgaactataggggtattaagctaatgagtcatacaatgaagctctgggagagagtcattgagcatagattgaggcaagagacacgggtttcggacaaccaattcgggttcatgccaggacgctcaaccatggaggcaatctatctcttacgaagattgatggaaagatatagagatgggaaaaaggatttacacatggtctttatagatttggaaaaacgtatgatagggtcccaagagacattctttggaggattttagagaagaaatgagtacgagtagcatatatccaagctatacaggatatgtatgaaggagcaaagactgccctaagaactcatgaaggacaaaccgaaagctttcccataactgtaggattacatcaaggctcatccttaagtccttacctttttgcgttggtaatggatgagttaacatgacatattcaaggtgatattccttggtgtatgcttttcgcagacgatatagtgttgatagatgaaactcaggaaggggtaaatgcaaagcttaacctttggagagaagtgttggaatctaaaggtcttcgcctaagccgatcaaagacagaatatatggagtgcaagttcagtgcaaatggaggccaaaacgagttaggggtgaggatcggagatcaagaaataccaaagagcgaccgttttcgttacctaggatctatcttgcaaaagaacggagaattagatggagatctcaaccatagaatacaagctggatggatgaagtggaagagtgcatccggcgtgttgtgtgaccgccgtatgccactgaagctcaagggaaaattttataggacggcaataaggccggcgatgctgtatggcacagaatattgggcggtgaagcatcaacacgtacacaaaatgggtgtagcggagatgaggatgcttcgttggatgtgtgggcacacgagaaaggataagattaggaatgaggatatccggggtaaagtaggagtagccgaaattgaaggaaagatgagagaaaatcggttacggtggtttggacatgtgcaaagaaggcctactgacgctccgattagaagatgcgactatgggatagaggttcagggccgaaggggcaaaggaagacctaggaaaactttggaagagaccctaagaaaagacttagagtacttggatctaacggaggacatgacacaggacagaacacaatggcgttctaagattcatatagccgatcccactcagtgacttggattttccaagtctccaaccgggaagttttcctcactcgggaaattaagggaacactacctcaacctatatgcttcattcacaaagcttcaacatacaagcttcaacaaaagaaaattcaaagaacttagcgaagaaggctttggtgtatttaacacaatacgttgaaatgaaggaaagcttatttattgatatccccgataagttacaaatatgtacatatacttgagtcaaaataaacaaacaagagggagccttcacaaaggttgcttaggagaagtcttagcagtcggtagagcctcagaaaaagaaggcaccggagggggatcattcggagcctcagtactggacaaaaccctagaaggaggaggcatcagaggttgatcatttggagcttcattacgcggtacagccccagaagacgaaggcaataaatgcctttggaacaaacccacaaatctctgatgatcaagtaaaacctgaccatcagattccttcatctggtcaagcttcctcttcatgtttgtagcatagtcatgtgcgagccggtgcaactatttattctcatgcttgagctctctaatctcctgtttgagactcatcacttcagccgccaatgattcaacttggcgggttcgagcaaataggcgttgggccatattagacacagaacctacacactgaacactgagagccagagaatccttaacagccaactcatcagaccgtttggaaagtagtctgttatctttgggagtgagaaggttcctagccactaccgcagcggtcatatcattcttcatcacggaatccccaacggtaagaggaccagtaggggagacgaaggatgggcgccatatgttgtctggagaaggtggggctgcctcttcaacaaggttcaagtcaaaacgacggtcggaggggccagacattttcaaaggtgttgaagagagaagaggtcggacaaatcaagatcttagaagtgcaagaatggagcttctactggtggatattcaagtgtgctttggaacttaatgtcagcccctataaaaatctgcactcgacgaa carries:
- the LOC139188782 gene encoding probable ubiquitin-like-specific protease 2A isoform X2, which encodes MTRRFASDLESPSKRFEAFEFSADDQVVETQSAKMMAKFRNLMKKVPSNAKNAKKKCLGSPLTKYTFLQYFAKEAKSPQKKISTVLLLDDDSGTSADRQCGSSDSFHAGTLAEDGTARRMSGSDACALSSSSNHQSKQVFIISDDNDRFEKCSSSTLAVSPSENEAPLEEQVSKPSSGGYARVEEATLNLHLESRDSRGAGNANKDSGIEQLSCSVYEPHVDKEEDTKSLDESANKPFEVSYPEGDPDAVSISKRDLELLQPEKFINDTVVDFYIQYLKSKIQPEEKHRFHFFNSFFFRKLADLDKDQSSACEGKAAFQGVHKWTRKVNVFEKDYIFIPVNYSLHWSLIVICHPGEVVNIKDEKIESLSKVPCILHMDSIKGSHRGLEKLVQRYLCEEWKERHGDTSEDDYSKFLHLRFVALKLPQQENSYDCGLFLLHYVECFLEEAPVNFSPLEITKSSKFLTKNWFRPEEASAKRSHIKKLICEILEDHSREALNADCTDKHPSSQGMDETDKLETGMKFPEDLSSLTKKVHGNSSSSNASGIEISLLGDSPPVQVASRVMSLMSPIEEVDDSDDQIADSGVNVEDRQQGTGLASKSLPKSCFEKRFRVARHIGGNVDASSSGLQNLSAVGIDENRSIMENEALNYPRKTDAPESSSENYKDYVVLDSQDEDDVQGDYKDCVVLDSQDEDSQDEDDMQGDYKDCVVLDSQDEDETQDDNEVKYFSSSLENELSFHQDPDSTQNIDREGIQTRVSREDPESGSVDQQPRKRRRIARAGRRRRLTPLLRRLHLFWPFW
- the LOC139188782 gene encoding probable ubiquitin-like-specific protease 2A isoform X1 translates to MTRRFASDLESPSKRFEAFEFSADDQVVETQSAKMMAKFRNLMKKVPSNAKNAKKKCLGSPLTKYTFLQYFAKEAKSPQKKISTVLLLDDDSGTSADRQCGSSDSFHAGTLAEDGTARRMSGSDACALSSSSNHQSKQVFIISDDNDRFEKCSSSTLAVSPSENEAPLEEQVSKPSSGGYARVDGLTVNGKLSQRECLSSSGKLVILLRFESEWCGRVEEATLNLHLESRDSRGAGNANKDSGIEQLSCSVYEPHVDKEEDTKSLDESANKPFEVSYPEGDPDAVSISKRDLELLQPEKFINDTVVDFYIQYLKSKIQPEEKHRFHFFNSFFFRKLADLDKDQSSACEGKAAFQGVHKWTRKVNVFEKDYIFIPVNYSLHWSLIVICHPGEVVNIKDEKIESLSKVPCILHMDSIKGSHRGLEKLVQRYLCEEWKERHGDTSEDDYSKFLHLRFVALKLPQQENSYDCGLFLLHYVECFLEEAPVNFSPLEITKSSKFLTKNWFRPEEASAKRSHIKKLICEILEDHSREALNADCTDKHPSSQGMDETDKLETGMKFPEDLSSLTKKVHGNSSSSNASGIEISLLGDSPPVQVASRVMSLMSPIEEVDDSDDQIADSGVNVEDRQQGTGLASKSLPKSCFEKRFRVARHIGGNVDASSSGLQNLSAVGIDENRSIMENEALNYPRKTDAPESSSENYKDYVVLDSQDEDDVQGDYKDCVVLDSQDEDSQDEDDMQGDYKDCVVLDSQDEDETQDDNEVKYFSSSLENELSFHQDPDSTQNIDREGIQTRVSREDPESGSVDQQPRKRRRIARAGRRRRLTPLLRRLHLFWPFW